Below is a window of Senegalia massiliensis DNA.
TTGGAGTAGGAAGACCCATATATGAAAGTCTTGCTCCATCTGTGCCGCCTCTAATTGCTTTTATCTTAGGTTTAACCCCTACTTTTTTCATGGCTTCTACCACTGAATATACTATATCTATAACTGGTTCAATTTTTTCTTTCATATTATAATATGAATCATTTATTTGGATTTCAATAGTATCTTTTCCATACTTTTCATTTATAAAATCACAAGCTTTCTTCATAAATTCCTTTTTCTGATTAAATTTATCCATATTATGATCTCTTATAATATATCTCATAGTAGTTTTTTCTATTCCACCAATAAACTCATCTAATAAATAAAATCCTTCATAACCTTCAGTATATTCTGGCTTTTGAAATTCAGGTAAAAGTGATTGAAATTCCATTCCTATAAGTATTGAATTTTTCATCTTATGCTTTGCAGTTCCTGGATGAATATTTGTTCCATAAACATCTATTTGGGCAGATGCTGCATTAAAATTTTCATATTCTATTTCACCTAAGAAACTACCATCTATAGTATAAGCAAAATCAGCTCCAAATTTTTCTACATCAAATTTATCAGCTCCACTTCCTACTTCTTCATCTGGAGTAAATGCTATCTTTATATCACCATGTTTGATATCTTTATTATTAACAAAATACTCTACTGCCGACATTATTTCAGCGATACCTGCTTTATCATCAGCTCCTAAAAGAGTAGTTCCATCTGTAGTTATTAAAGTTTTTCCTTTATAATCTTTCAAATATGGAAAGTCGGATACTTTCATTACTATATTTTCATCTTTATTTAATACAATGTCATACCCATTATAATTTTCTACTATATTTGGTTTTATATTATTACCTTTAGCATCTGGGCTAGTATCAAGATGTGATATAAGACCAATGGTTTTTGTGTTTTCTTGATTACCTTTTAGTGTAGCCATTACATAACAATTTTCATCTACATGGGCATCCTTTAATCCCAATTCCTTCAATTCTTTAACTAATAAATTTGCTAAATCAAATTGTATACTTGTACTAGGTGTAGTATCAGACTTTTCATTTGATCTAGTATCTATTGAAATATACCTTAAAAATTTATCTTGTACTTTCTCCATGAAATCCCTCCTAAGTTTAAATAAATAATACAATCATTTTCTTTATTATATATTAATTTTAAGTATCATTACTAGTATTAACATAATTAATAAAATAAAGTCCAATTAATTGGACTTTATTCTTCATATAAATACTTTATTATACCATCAGTGAATTCTACTTTCCAGGCAGGAAATGCATCTCCTGATTTAAATTCATCAAACTCAAATACATCTGTATTGTTAGGATCAAAATAATAACAAGCAACTATATTTTTAATTGTTTTATTTCTAATACCTTCTACAGATAAAAGTTTTAAAAGGGAATCTGTTGCTGGTCTTAACTTTATATTGTTTTCCTTTTCCTTTATAGTATTTAACCACAATCTTTCAAATTTTATTACTCTTGCATTTCTAATTGTAAATTTC
It encodes the following:
- the pepT gene encoding peptidase T; the protein is MEKVQDKFLRYISIDTRSNEKSDTTPSTSIQFDLANLLVKELKELGLKDAHVDENCYVMATLKGNQENTKTIGLISHLDTSPDAKGNNIKPNIVENYNGYDIVLNKDENIVMKVSDFPYLKDYKGKTLITTDGTTLLGADDKAGIAEIMSAVEYFVNNKDIKHGDIKIAFTPDEEVGSGADKFDVEKFGADFAYTIDGSFLGEIEYENFNAASAQIDVYGTNIHPGTAKHKMKNSILIGMEFQSLLPEFQKPEYTEGYEGFYLLDEFIGGIEKTTMRYIIRDHNMDKFNQKKEFMKKACDFINEKYGKDTIEIQINDSYYNMKEKIEPVIDIVYSVVEAMKKVGVKPKIKAIRGGTDGARLSYMGLPTPNIFTGGFNFHGKFEAIAVEDMEKAVETIIETIKSYA